A genomic window from Yarrowia lipolytica chromosome 1D, complete sequence includes:
- a CDS encoding uncharacterized protein (Compare to YALI0D25256g, similar to uniprot|P53839 Saccharomyces cerevisiae YNL274c) — protein MTQKVLFLDEIHDATKDYAALAQKCDIQHVGTTSREQFLKECKEGKYDGFVAIYRTFTTLGKVGRFDKELCDALPASIKAVCHYGAGYDQVDVAPFTERGIQVSNVQGAADAATALTNVYLMLGCLRNFGHAAISLRQGNWIGDVPLGHDPDGKVLGIMGMGGIGRQVRDYVKPFGFEKIIYYNRSRLSPELEGGCHYVTLDELYAQADVISVNVPLNAATRHMINSESISKMKDGVIIVNTARGPVIDEQALVDGLNSGKISSAGLDVYEHEPKINPGLLKNPQALLLPHFGTFTIETHRKMEEAVLNNIETFLKTGKVATIVPEQNGKF, from the coding sequence ATGACACAAAAAGTACTTTTCCTGGACGAGATCCACGACGCCACCAAGGACTACGCGGCTCTGGCGCAGAAATGCGATATTCAGCATGTCGGAACAACGTCGCGAGAGCAGTTTCTCAAGGAGTGCAAGGAGGGCAAGTACGACGGGTTTGTGGCCATCTACCGAACGTTCACCACGCTCGGCAAGGTCGGAAGGTTCGACAAGGAACTATGTGACGCTCTGCCGGCCTCCATCAAGGCTGTGTGCCACTACGGAGCCGGCTACGACCAGGTGGATGTGGCGCCGTTCACCGAGCGGGGAATCCAGGTCAGCAACGTCCAAGGAGCCGCTGACGCCGCCACGGCGCTGACCAACGTATATTTGATGCTGGGCTGTCTGCGAAACTTTGGTCATGCGGCCATTTCGCTCCGACAGGGCAATTGGATTGGAGACGTGCCGTTGGGCCATGATCCCGACGGCAAAGTGCTCGGAATCATGGGCATGGGCGGCATTGGCCGTCAGGTGAGAGATTACGTCAAGCCGTTCGGGTTCGAGAAAATCATCTACTACAATCGAAGCCGACTGTCTCCGGAGCTCGAGGGCGGATGCCATTACGTGACTCTGGACGAGCTGTATGCCCAGGCCGACGTCATCTCCGTCAACGTCCCCCTCAACGCCGCCACCCGTCACATGATCAACTCCGAGTCCATTTCCAAGATGAAGGACGGTGTTATCATCGTCAACACCGCCCGAGGCCCGGTTATTGATGAGCAGGCTCTTGTTGATGGTCTCAACTCCGGCAAGATCAGCTCCGCCGGTCTGGACGTGTATGAGCACGAGCCCAAGATTAACCCCGGTCTGCTGAAGAACCCCCAggccctgctgctgccccaCTTTGGCACTTTTACCATTGAGACCCATCGAAAAATGGAGGAGGCGGTACTCAACAACATTGAGACGTTCCTGAAGACCGGTAAGGTGGCCACGATTGTACCCGAGCAGAACGGCAAGTTCTAG
- a CDS encoding uncharacterized protein (Compare to YALI0D25278g, weakly similar to uniprot|P32339 Saccharomyces cerevisiae YLR205c hypothetical protein, similar to Saccharomyces cerevisiae HMX1 (YLR205C); ancestral locus Anc_7.344) → MPKLSQDDILPLPSDVGALANRINKATRGSHSKINNLINLKIVFALRDARIYRQGIQAFYHVFKTYEEVWQEEMQRTDESGEYTRIAKILQQTWNPAITRTGPLTTDLLFYYGSEEKFRDPVMPEQRAFVEHIREVCHAQPHLLLAYGHVMYLALFAGGRILRSNVARAVGLFPKVPGQSQEEVAAKGTNLFRFEVDDEEALRLEYKRNYELATRNDLTEEEKQDIIAESLDIFKRNTDCVSEISAKNTKALAGKFGYKAAQASYKVVLVMLALFVFYSVYSRLF, encoded by the coding sequence ATGCCCAAACTCAGCCAAGACGACATCCTACCCCTGCCCTCCGACGTTGGAGCGCTGGCCAACCGAATCAACAAGGCCACGCGGGGCTCGCACAGCAAAATCAACAACTTGATCAACCTGAAAATCGTGTTTGCGCTGCGAGACGCGCGTATCTACCGACAGGGAATCCAGGCTTTCTACCACGTGTTCAAGACGTACGAGGAGGTGTggcaggaggagatgcaGCGTACTGACGAGTCCGGCGAGTACACCCGTATCGCCAAGATTCTGCAGCAGACGTGGAACCCGGCCATCACCCGAACCGGCCCTCTCACCACCGACCTGCTCTTCTACTACGGCTCTGAGGAGAAGTTCCGAGACCCCGTCATGCCTGAGCAGCGTGCGTTTGTTGAGCACATTCGAGAGGTGTGCCACGCCCAGCCCCACCTTTTGCTGGCGTACGGCCACGTCATGTACCTGGCTCTGTTTGCCGGCGGCCGGATTCTGCGGTCCAACGTGGCCCGAGCGGTGGGTCTGTTTCCCAAGGTGCCCGGCCAGAgccaggaggaggtggcggCCAAGGGCACCAACCTGTTCCGTTTCGAGGtagacgacgaggaggctctgCGGCTTGAGTACAAGCGAAACTACGAGCTGGCGACCCGAAACGACCTGActgaggaagagaagcAGGACATCATTGCCGAGTCACTGGACATTTTCAAGCGAAACACCGACTGCGTGTCGGAGATTAGcgccaaaaacaccaaggctctggccGGCAAATTTGGCTACAAGGCTGCCCAGGCTAGCTACAAAGTGGTGCTGGTCATGTTGGCTCTATTTGTGTTTTACTCGGTCTACTCGCGTCTTTTTTGA